A single region of the Austwickia chelonae genome encodes:
- a CDS encoding sensor histidine kinase, with protein MSLSLNMVPPSDEAEPNAPMTPGQRFCLTILILVTLITLWREATTEGDIQQSGSTTLLGWASFLTLPLRRRWPVATASFTTALSTFSLPAVVPWAIATGAIGARRRWWQVITVLGTLLCTLFLQFFWLTKDSQSQVWWITASGEVMVTVIVLAIGAYRGARRELMDSLVARAETAEREQEARVAQARGAERAAIAREMHDTLAHRISLVAMHAGALSYRTDLSGEQVRESAALIQENAHGALTELRDILGVLRAADPQAASPVPERPQPTLVDLPDLLDDLRTAGLDITVHDHRAVDTGFPTSTGRHAYRIIQECCTNARKHAPSVPVSIILGGRPGEQLIIEVSNPLLDPAAGQHTPGAGLGLIGLAERAHLAGGFLDHMRTRDQRYRVRARLPWPSEERPKP; from the coding sequence GTGTCGCTGAGCCTCAACATGGTTCCGCCGAGTGACGAAGCCGAGCCGAATGCCCCGATGACTCCGGGGCAACGGTTCTGCCTCACCATTCTGATCCTGGTCACTCTGATCACGCTGTGGCGGGAAGCGACAACGGAGGGGGACATCCAGCAGAGTGGTTCAACCACTTTGCTCGGTTGGGCGTCCTTCCTCACTCTTCCGCTGCGTCGACGGTGGCCGGTCGCAACGGCAAGTTTCACCACGGCACTGTCAACCTTCAGCCTGCCCGCCGTGGTCCCCTGGGCGATCGCGACAGGCGCTATTGGCGCTCGCCGCCGATGGTGGCAGGTCATCACGGTACTCGGCACGCTGCTGTGCACCTTGTTCCTGCAGTTCTTCTGGTTGACCAAGGACTCACAGTCCCAGGTCTGGTGGATTACCGCCAGCGGCGAGGTCATGGTGACGGTGATCGTCCTGGCCATCGGCGCTTACCGAGGAGCTCGACGTGAGCTGATGGATTCGCTGGTGGCCCGAGCCGAGACCGCAGAAAGAGAACAAGAGGCTCGAGTCGCCCAGGCGCGTGGAGCAGAGCGTGCTGCGATCGCCAGAGAGATGCACGACACCCTCGCACACCGCATCTCCTTGGTCGCGATGCACGCCGGTGCGCTGTCCTATCGCACCGACCTCAGCGGCGAGCAGGTCAGAGAGAGTGCAGCACTGATCCAGGAGAATGCGCACGGCGCACTGACTGAGCTGCGAGACATCCTGGGCGTCCTTCGGGCCGCCGACCCGCAGGCGGCTTCCCCGGTTCCTGAACGCCCTCAGCCGACCTTGGTCGACCTACCGGATCTTCTCGACGATCTCCGCACCGCAGGCCTGGACATCACTGTGCACGACCATCGCGCTGTGGACACGGGATTCCCGACTTCGACCGGGCGACACGCGTACCGGATCATCCAAGAATGCTGCACCAATGCCCGCAAACATGCCCCTTCGGTGCCGGTATCCATCATTCTGGGTGGGCGCCCTGGTGAACAACTGATCATCGAGGTGTCCAACCCGCTCCTCGATCCCGCCGCAGGCCAACACACCCCTGGGGCGGGGCTGGGACTCATCGGCCTCGCCGAACGGGCCCACCTGGCGGGTGGATTCCTCGACCACATGCGCACCCGGGATCAACGCTATCGCGTACGCGCACGTCTGCCTTGGCCCTCGGAAGAAAGACCGAAACCATGA
- a CDS encoding peptide ABC transporter substrate-binding protein has translation MSPRHRVSAALLALTCGALAACSSPPQPPPAAQLPANTVNSPDKVPIIVNAVEPERALLPADIGDDYGTRIGSLIYRGLVRYDAKGRLVNEVAEEIATVNSTFYRVKIRKGWVFGNGEPVTAESFVDAWNFAADPANKQLHADAFSSIAGYRALRGLNEPAPPASDGEGKESPTPSTSTTKPSVNPTRNTQRSSASASPSTSPTPAGPLGDPAGPPAGALVGLAVVDELEFTIRLAAPDSTFTDRLAQLPFSPLPSAALKDPAAFATAPVGNGPYQLSGGWLAGKEVRLIPNASYSGGEPARNGGLTFRFFPDPSGTYPALTNGRLDVLDSMPVTALDRYKADLGFRSSNQAVGVTTSLVFPVARPEWAGDEGRYTRQAISRAIDRKALAEGIYAGTRAPANDLASPVVAGYSNDLCGDDCRHDPHSARTELNRVPQPMRSLEIAYGADSGGRPVVEALCSAITSAVGITCTPHPVPRQAALERSAALHQITIPMLITRRMTHPDLSGFLSPRFMAGSNENLSGYTGATAQTLLAKAAATTDIEQRIKVYQEAEKAILHDMPEIPLWYVNATVGRSERVQPVKIDVFGLPIYTEMSRP, from the coding sequence ATGTCCCCCCGGCATCGCGTCAGTGCGGCGCTGTTGGCGCTCACGTGCGGTGCGCTCGCCGCGTGCAGCAGCCCGCCGCAGCCACCGCCTGCAGCGCAACTGCCGGCCAACACGGTGAACAGTCCTGACAAGGTCCCCATCATCGTGAATGCCGTCGAGCCTGAACGCGCCCTGTTGCCCGCCGATATCGGTGATGATTACGGCACCAGGATCGGCTCGCTGATCTACCGCGGTCTCGTGCGCTACGACGCTAAAGGTCGCCTGGTCAACGAAGTCGCAGAAGAGATCGCCACGGTGAACTCCACCTTCTATCGCGTGAAGATCCGTAAAGGATGGGTCTTCGGCAACGGCGAACCGGTCACCGCCGAATCCTTCGTCGACGCCTGGAATTTTGCGGCAGACCCGGCCAACAAGCAGCTGCATGCCGACGCCTTCTCCTCGATCGCCGGTTACCGAGCTCTACGAGGGCTCAACGAACCTGCACCTCCGGCCTCAGATGGAGAGGGGAAGGAGTCCCCGACTCCGTCGACCAGCACCACGAAGCCGTCGGTCAATCCCACCCGGAACACCCAACGTTCTTCGGCTTCCGCCTCGCCAAGCACATCCCCCACTCCTGCTGGCCCGCTGGGTGACCCGGCAGGCCCTCCTGCTGGCGCCCTCGTCGGTCTAGCGGTCGTCGATGAGCTGGAATTCACCATTCGTCTGGCAGCTCCTGATTCGACCTTCACCGACAGGTTGGCTCAACTTCCGTTCTCCCCGTTGCCCTCTGCGGCTTTGAAGGACCCGGCTGCTTTCGCGACCGCCCCGGTCGGCAACGGCCCCTATCAGCTCAGCGGCGGCTGGCTGGCCGGCAAGGAAGTCCGACTCATTCCGAATGCCTCCTATTCAGGAGGAGAGCCCGCACGCAACGGTGGCTTGACTTTCCGTTTCTTCCCCGACCCCAGCGGAACCTACCCGGCGTTGACGAACGGACGCCTGGACGTCCTGGACTCGATGCCGGTCACCGCACTCGACCGGTACAAGGCCGATCTGGGCTTCCGTTCGTCGAACCAAGCCGTGGGCGTCACCACCTCGCTGGTCTTCCCCGTCGCCCGCCCTGAATGGGCTGGCGACGAAGGCCGCTACACCCGTCAGGCCATTTCTCGCGCGATCGACCGCAAGGCTCTCGCCGAGGGCATCTACGCCGGCACACGGGCCCCGGCGAACGACCTGGCTTCCCCCGTGGTCGCAGGGTATTCCAACGACCTCTGCGGAGACGACTGCCGCCATGACCCCCACTCGGCTCGGACCGAGCTCAACCGGGTCCCCCAGCCCATGCGTTCCTTGGAGATCGCCTACGGGGCAGACTCCGGCGGACGACCTGTCGTAGAGGCCTTGTGCTCAGCCATCACCTCGGCGGTCGGCATCACCTGTACACCTCACCCGGTTCCCAGGCAGGCTGCGCTGGAGCGCTCGGCTGCCCTGCATCAGATCACCATCCCGATGCTGATCACTCGACGGATGACCCACCCGGATCTCAGCGGATTCCTTTCCCCGCGTTTCATGGCTGGCTCCAACGAGAACCTCAGTGGATACACCGGTGCAACAGCCCAGACCCTGCTGGCCAAAGCCGCTGCTACCACCGACATCGAACAACGCATCAAGGTCTATCAGGAGGCCGAGAAAGCGATCCTGCACGACATGCCGGAGATCCCTTTGTGGTACGTCAACGCGACCGTCGGCCGTAGCGAACGCGTCCAGCCAGTGAAGATCGATGTCTTCGGGCTGCCCATCTACACCGAGATGTCTCGACCATGA
- the efp gene encoding elongation factor P — MATTNDLKNGLVLNIDGQLWTVVEFQHVKPGKGGAFVRTKLKNVLSGKVVDKTFNAGTKVETSNVDKRTMQYLYKDGDDFVFMDGKTFDQINVSSTVVGDAEKYMLENQEAIVATHDGAPLFVELPASVELEITYTEPGLQGDRSTGGTKPATLETGAEIQVPLFLETGTRVKVDTRDGSYLGRVN, encoded by the coding sequence GTGGCAACCACGAATGACCTGAAGAACGGCCTGGTCCTGAACATCGACGGCCAGCTCTGGACCGTGGTGGAGTTCCAGCACGTCAAGCCAGGCAAGGGCGGCGCCTTTGTGCGTACCAAGCTGAAGAATGTGCTCTCGGGCAAGGTCGTCGACAAGACCTTCAACGCGGGCACGAAGGTCGAGACCAGCAATGTCGACAAGCGGACGATGCAGTACCTGTACAAAGACGGGGACGACTTCGTCTTCATGGACGGGAAGACCTTCGACCAGATCAACGTGAGCAGCACCGTCGTCGGTGATGCCGAGAAGTACATGTTGGAGAACCAGGAGGCCATCGTCGCCACCCACGACGGAGCTCCGTTGTTCGTGGAGCTGCCGGCCTCGGTCGAGCTGGAGATCACCTACACCGAGCCGGGCCTGCAGGGTGACCGTTCCACCGGCGGAACCAAACCGGCCACCTTGGAGACCGGTGCGGAAATCCAGGTTCCGTTGTTCCTGGAGACAGGCACTCGGGTCAAGGTCGACACCCGGGACGGTAGCTACCTGGGCCGCGTCAACTGA
- the nusB gene encoding transcription antitermination factor NusB, producing MASSSGGRAPLSGARTKARRAALDLLFESEQRGLNAGTLLAERMTKPMADAPLRGYTVEIVDGVVAHWQQINEALGTYSQGWPVERMPAVDRAILRIGAWEVLYNSDVPDAVATQQAVELATALSTDESPSFVNGLLSRLSEVKNTLDLA from the coding sequence ATGGCTTCTTCCTCCGGTGGGCGGGCGCCGCTGTCCGGTGCGCGTACGAAAGCGCGCCGGGCGGCACTGGACCTGCTCTTCGAGTCGGAACAGCGTGGGCTGAACGCCGGCACGCTGTTAGCAGAGCGCATGACCAAGCCCATGGCTGATGCCCCCTTGCGGGGATACACGGTGGAGATCGTAGACGGGGTCGTCGCGCATTGGCAGCAGATCAATGAAGCTCTGGGGACGTACAGCCAGGGCTGGCCGGTGGAGCGGATGCCTGCTGTCGACCGGGCGATTCTGAGGATCGGTGCGTGGGAGGTGCTGTACAACTCTGACGTGCCGGACGCGGTGGCTACACAGCAAGCTGTGGAATTGGCAACGGCTCTGTCCACCGACGAGTCGCCGAGTTTCGTCAACGGCCTGCTTTCCCGGTTGTCAGAGGTGAAGAACACACTCGACCTGGCCTGA
- a CDS encoding DedA family protein: protein MEGWSDLNTWPFAALYVFFLFGALARSQATYWTGRGLRVGGERSRVARRLDRPAVHTAERLVARWGAPIIVLSFLTIGVQTAINLAAGALRMPMRRYFPAAFIGSLIWAAIYTTIGFAVLEAWIQDEAGPWLIVMLIPIALIVVATWAFRRESRRGATGGSTDPSDSPLPPAALPEGEHR, encoded by the coding sequence GTGGAAGGGTGGAGCGACCTCAACACCTGGCCGTTCGCTGCCCTCTACGTCTTCTTCCTCTTCGGTGCGCTGGCCAGGAGCCAGGCCACCTACTGGACGGGCCGGGGCTTGCGCGTGGGTGGCGAACGTTCACGCGTGGCGCGTCGGCTCGATCGTCCTGCGGTCCACACCGCTGAACGCCTGGTTGCTCGGTGGGGAGCTCCGATCATCGTGCTGTCCTTCTTGACGATCGGAGTACAGACCGCCATCAATCTCGCAGCGGGTGCGCTCCGGATGCCGATGCGCAGGTACTTTCCCGCCGCCTTCATCGGGTCACTGATCTGGGCGGCGATCTACACCACGATCGGTTTCGCCGTGCTCGAGGCCTGGATCCAGGACGAAGCTGGCCCTTGGCTCATCGTCATGCTGATCCCTATCGCCCTCATCGTGGTAGCCACCTGGGCTTTTCGCCGGGAGAGCCGCCGTGGCGCAACTGGAGGGTCTACGGACCCGTCCGACTCCCCGCTTCCCCCAGCAGCGCTCCCTGAAGGAGAACATCGTTGA
- the pgi gene encoding glucose-6-phosphate isomerase — MRAPVDPTSTRSWERLTELESGLKPDLRAWFAQDPARADRLSFEAADLYVDLSKNLISDEILEALLSLAEETGVEEHRDAMFAGRRINVTEDRAVLHTALRRPQGVEPRLKVDGQDVDGDVHDVLSKVYAFAEKVRSGEWTGVSGRRIETVVNVGIGGSDLGPVMVYEALQPYVQEGLSCRFISNIDPTDVAEKIQGLDPETTLVIVASKTFTTLETITNAKLVRSWLLDGLRSAGVVDGSPEQDQHAVARHFVAVSTALDKVADFGIDPENAFGFWDWVGGRYSVGSAIGASLVCAIGRNNFEDFLHGLYAMDQHFRATPLARNVPALMGLLNVWNVDFLGAQTHAVLPYAQQLHRFPAYLQQMTMESNGKSVRWDGSPVTCPTGEIFWGEPGTNGQHAFYQLIHQGTRLIPADFIAVANPAHPLSEGDVDVHEIFLANFFAQTAALAFGKTVDEVRAEGTAEAIVTARVFEGNRPTTSIMAPALTPAVLGQLIALYEHITFVQGVVWGIDSFDQWGVELGKQLAKEVTPAVAGDEQALPDQDPSTRSLIRYYRAQRR; from the coding sequence ATGCGCGCTCCGGTGGATCCGACTTCGACCCGGTCCTGGGAGAGGTTGACCGAGCTCGAGAGCGGGTTGAAGCCCGATCTGCGTGCCTGGTTCGCCCAAGACCCAGCGCGCGCCGACCGGCTGTCTTTCGAAGCAGCCGACCTGTACGTCGACCTGTCCAAGAACCTGATCTCTGACGAGATCCTCGAAGCTCTTCTCTCCCTCGCCGAGGAGACCGGCGTGGAGGAGCACCGCGACGCGATGTTCGCGGGCCGGCGGATCAATGTCACGGAAGACCGTGCCGTACTGCACACCGCTCTGCGTCGTCCCCAGGGCGTAGAACCCCGGTTGAAGGTCGACGGTCAGGACGTGGACGGCGATGTCCACGACGTCTTGAGCAAGGTGTACGCCTTCGCCGAGAAAGTACGTTCCGGAGAATGGACAGGGGTCTCCGGGCGCCGCATCGAGACCGTCGTCAACGTCGGTATCGGCGGCTCGGACCTGGGCCCTGTCATGGTCTACGAAGCGCTGCAGCCCTACGTCCAAGAAGGGCTGTCCTGCCGGTTCATCAGCAATATCGACCCGACCGATGTCGCAGAGAAAATCCAAGGTCTCGACCCGGAGACCACTCTGGTGATCGTCGCCAGCAAGACTTTCACCACTCTGGAGACCATCACCAATGCGAAACTGGTGCGCTCCTGGTTGCTCGACGGGCTCCGTTCCGCCGGAGTCGTCGACGGTTCCCCGGAACAGGACCAGCACGCCGTAGCCCGTCACTTCGTCGCGGTGTCCACCGCTTTGGACAAGGTTGCAGACTTCGGCATCGACCCGGAGAACGCCTTCGGCTTCTGGGACTGGGTCGGCGGCCGCTACTCCGTAGGTTCAGCGATCGGTGCTTCTCTGGTCTGCGCGATCGGACGGAACAACTTCGAGGACTTCCTCCACGGCCTTTACGCCATGGACCAGCATTTCCGCGCCACCCCGCTCGCCCGGAACGTCCCGGCGCTGATGGGTCTGCTCAACGTGTGGAATGTCGACTTCCTGGGCGCACAGACCCACGCGGTCCTGCCCTATGCCCAACAGCTCCATCGGTTCCCCGCCTACCTGCAGCAGATGACCATGGAGTCCAATGGCAAATCAGTACGCTGGGACGGGAGCCCCGTCACCTGCCCGACCGGTGAGATCTTCTGGGGTGAGCCCGGAACCAACGGACAGCATGCCTTCTACCAGCTGATCCACCAGGGCACCCGACTCATCCCGGCCGATTTCATCGCAGTCGCCAATCCTGCCCATCCCCTGTCCGAGGGCGATGTCGACGTGCACGAGATCTTCCTGGCGAACTTCTTCGCCCAGACCGCAGCGCTCGCCTTCGGTAAGACCGTCGACGAGGTCCGTGCCGAGGGCACTGCGGAGGCCATCGTCACGGCGAGAGTCTTCGAAGGAAATCGACCGACGACATCGATCATGGCTCCGGCGTTGACCCCTGCTGTGCTAGGACAACTCATCGCCCTCTACGAACACATCACCTTCGTCCAAGGTGTCGTCTGGGGCATCGACAGTTTCGACCAGTGGGGCGTAGAGCTCGGCAAGCAGCTCGCCAAAGAAGTCACTCCCGCCGTGGCCGGGGACGAGCAGGCTCTGCCGGATCAGGATCCCTCCACGAGGAGCCTGATCCGTTACTACCGCGCGCAGCGCCGCTGA
- the pflA gene encoding pyruvate formate-lyase-activating protein, whose product MGVCSLTLGGTAVAPAAVESPDDARRLADVRDGRLGSVHSWELVTAVDGPGTRMTLFLSGCPLRCLYCHNPDTMRARDGDPTDVLDVLARIKRYRGVFARTGGGITVSGGEPLQQPAFLARILRGAKEIGIHTAIDTSGFLGARASDALLDDVDLVLLDVKSGLPETYRSVTGRDLAPTLAFGERLAQRETPIWIRFVLVPGLTDAPENIEAVADHVATWGSVQRVEVLPFHQMGRDKWQRLGMTYQLEGTKAPSVDEVARARAVFASRGLTVY is encoded by the coding sequence TTGGGCGTCTGCAGCCTCACCCTCGGCGGGACTGCAGTAGCTCCTGCCGCTGTCGAGTCGCCCGACGACGCACGCCGCCTGGCGGATGTGCGCGACGGGCGGCTCGGCTCGGTGCATTCCTGGGAGCTGGTGACCGCGGTCGACGGACCGGGAACCCGGATGACCTTGTTCCTGTCCGGCTGCCCGCTACGTTGCCTGTACTGCCACAATCCGGACACGATGCGCGCCCGGGATGGAGATCCCACGGATGTCCTGGACGTCCTGGCCCGGATCAAGCGGTACCGGGGCGTCTTCGCCCGCACCGGCGGTGGGATCACCGTCTCCGGCGGCGAACCGTTGCAGCAGCCGGCCTTCCTGGCCCGGATCCTGCGGGGTGCCAAGGAGATCGGGATCCACACGGCCATCGACACCTCCGGTTTCCTGGGCGCGCGGGCGAGCGACGCTCTGCTCGACGACGTCGATCTGGTCCTCCTCGACGTCAAATCCGGGCTGCCCGAGACCTACCGGTCGGTGACAGGGCGAGACCTGGCCCCGACCTTGGCCTTCGGTGAACGTCTGGCTCAACGGGAGACCCCCATCTGGATCCGTTTCGTACTGGTCCCGGGGCTCACCGACGCCCCGGAGAATATCGAAGCGGTCGCCGATCATGTGGCGACCTGGGGCAGCGTGCAACGTGTCGAGGTCCTGCCCTTCCATCAGATGGGACGGGACAAGTGGCAGCGGCTGGGCATGACCTACCAGCTGGAAGGGACGAAAGCCCCTTCGGTAGACGAGGTCGCTCGAGCCCGTGCGGTCTTCGCTTCGCGGGGGCTCACGGTCTACTGA
- the pflB gene encoding formate C-acetyltransferase, with amino-acid sequence MTDAPQGCPSNGLPISKPSSADVAWRDFEQGRWCDHVDVRDFLQRNYTPYEGDSSFLAEATTRTTQMWERLAAMFPEERERGVYDIDATTPSTITSHEPGYINKDDELVVGLQTDAPLKRAIMPNGGWRMVEGALKTYGYPVDDNLRTIFTKYRKTHNAGVFDAYTADVRAARSAHIVTGLPDAYGRGRIIGDYRRVALYGVDALIEGKKNERDELDALRSTEDVIRDREELSEQIRALGELKEMAASYGYDISGPAGSAHEAIQWLYFAYLAAVKEQNGAAMSLGRTTSFLDVFIERDLCNGVITEERAQELMDDFVIKLRIVRFLRTPEYDALFSGDPTWVTESIGGMGEDGRTLVTKNSFRMLQTLYNLGPAPEPNITVFWSEDLPQGFKDFCAQVSIDTSAIQYESDHHIRGHWGDDAGIACCVSAMAIGKQMQFFGARVNLAKALLYAINGGRDEISGKQVAPVSPVAEGEFLDYDDVRAKYDTLLDWLAQTYVDALNCIHYMHDKYAYERIEMALHDREILRTMACGIAGLSVATDSLSAIKYAKVRPVRDETGLVVDYTVEGEFPTFGNDDDKVDSIASELVESFMAKIRKLPTYRNSLHTQSVLTITSNVVYGKHTGNTPCGRRAGQPFAPGANPMNGRDTHGMLASALSVAKLPYAESQDGISLTNTVVPSGLGRTKEEQVTNLVGILDSYMGAEGYHVNINVLNRDTLYDAMENPEKYPQLTIRVSGYAVNFVRLTREQQLDVISRTFHERA; translated from the coding sequence ATGACCGACGCCCCCCAAGGCTGTCCGAGCAACGGACTTCCCATCTCCAAGCCCTCGTCAGCCGACGTCGCCTGGCGCGATTTTGAGCAGGGCCGATGGTGTGACCACGTTGACGTCCGCGACTTCCTCCAGCGCAACTACACCCCCTACGAAGGAGACTCCTCCTTCCTGGCCGAGGCCACCACGCGGACGACGCAGATGTGGGAACGTCTCGCCGCGATGTTCCCCGAGGAGCGTGAGCGTGGTGTCTACGACATCGACGCCACGACGCCGTCCACCATCACCTCTCACGAACCGGGGTACATCAACAAGGACGACGAACTCGTCGTCGGCCTGCAGACCGACGCTCCGCTGAAGCGTGCCATCATGCCGAACGGCGGATGGCGGATGGTCGAGGGCGCCCTCAAGACCTACGGCTACCCCGTCGACGACAACCTGCGGACGATCTTCACCAAGTACCGCAAGACCCACAACGCCGGCGTCTTCGACGCGTACACCGCCGATGTCCGCGCCGCCCGCTCGGCACACATCGTGACCGGCCTGCCCGACGCCTACGGCCGTGGCCGCATCATCGGCGACTACCGCCGGGTCGCGCTCTACGGCGTGGACGCTCTCATCGAGGGCAAGAAGAACGAACGTGACGAGCTCGACGCGCTGCGGTCCACCGAGGACGTCATCCGGGACCGCGAAGAGCTCTCCGAGCAGATCCGCGCACTGGGCGAGCTCAAGGAGATGGCGGCCTCCTACGGCTACGACATCTCCGGCCCGGCCGGGAGCGCCCACGAGGCGATCCAGTGGCTGTACTTCGCCTACCTGGCGGCGGTGAAGGAACAGAACGGCGCCGCTATGAGCCTGGGTCGCACCACCAGCTTCCTCGACGTCTTCATCGAGCGGGACCTGTGCAACGGCGTCATCACCGAGGAACGCGCTCAGGAGCTGATGGACGACTTCGTCATCAAGCTGCGTATCGTGCGTTTCCTGCGCACCCCCGAGTACGACGCACTCTTCTCGGGCGACCCGACGTGGGTGACCGAGTCCATCGGTGGGATGGGTGAGGACGGCCGTACCCTCGTCACCAAGAACAGCTTCCGCATGCTGCAGACCCTCTACAACCTGGGTCCGGCCCCGGAACCGAATATCACCGTGTTCTGGTCCGAGGACCTTCCCCAGGGGTTCAAGGACTTCTGCGCCCAGGTGTCCATCGACACCTCTGCCATCCAGTACGAGTCAGACCACCACATCCGCGGGCACTGGGGCGACGACGCAGGTATCGCCTGCTGCGTGTCCGCCATGGCCATCGGCAAGCAGATGCAGTTCTTCGGTGCCCGGGTCAACCTCGCCAAGGCCTTGCTGTACGCGATCAACGGTGGGCGCGACGAGATCTCCGGCAAGCAGGTCGCGCCGGTCTCCCCCGTTGCGGAAGGCGAGTTCCTCGACTACGACGACGTCCGGGCGAAGTACGACACCTTGCTCGACTGGCTCGCCCAGACCTACGTGGACGCCCTGAACTGCATCCACTACATGCACGACAAGTACGCCTACGAGCGCATTGAGATGGCGCTGCACGACCGGGAGATCCTGCGCACCATGGCCTGCGGTATCGCCGGCCTGTCGGTGGCCACCGACTCGCTGTCGGCGATCAAGTACGCCAAGGTTCGTCCGGTCCGTGACGAGACCGGACTGGTCGTCGACTACACCGTCGAGGGCGAGTTCCCGACCTTCGGCAACGACGACGACAAGGTCGACTCGATCGCCTCCGAACTCGTCGAGAGCTTCATGGCGAAGATCCGCAAGCTGCCGACGTACCGCAACAGCCTGCACACCCAGTCGGTGCTCACCATCACCAGTAACGTCGTCTACGGCAAGCACACCGGCAACACCCCCTGCGGACGCCGGGCGGGACAGCCCTTCGCTCCGGGTGCGAACCCGATGAACGGGCGCGACACCCACGGCATGCTGGCCTCGGCGCTCTCGGTGGCGAAGCTGCCTTACGCCGAGTCCCAGGACGGCATCTCGTTGACGAACACGGTGGTCCCCTCCGGGTTGGGCCGTACCAAGGAGGAGCAGGTCACCAACCTGGTCGGCATCCTCGACTCCTATATGGGGGCTGAGGGCTACCACGTCAACATCAACGTGTTGAACCGCGACACCCTGTACGACGCGATGGAGAACCCGGAGAAGTACCCGCAGCTCACGATCCGGGTGTCCGGGTACGCGGTGAACTTCGTCCGGTTGACCCGCGAACAGCAGCTCGACGTCATCTCCCGCACCTTCCACGAGCGGGCCTGA
- a CDS encoding ABC transporter ATP-binding protein — translation MIEVEHLTKHYRGVRAVDDISFVVHPGRVVGFLGPNGAGKSTAMRCMTGLTHPTSGSVRILGRNYPSLPNPGRYVGALLDASAQHPGRTGREVLSLGAQMIGAPKGRVAEILATVGLTDKEANRRVGGYSLGMRQRLGIAHALLGEPRVLILDEPANGLDPGGIRWMRDLLRNFADQGGAVLLSSHLLKEVEHVADDIVMIGKGKIVAQGSKAELLAAKDGKHRVQVQAADADGTAVLGAALRDRGIEIIAFENDLFTVNAEAAALGRIALDARVALSQLSDSQPEDLEDMFLALTAETAREGKAA, via the coding sequence ATGATCGAGGTAGAACATCTGACCAAGCACTATCGAGGCGTCCGCGCCGTCGACGACATCTCCTTCGTGGTGCATCCTGGACGTGTCGTCGGCTTCCTCGGCCCGAACGGTGCAGGAAAGTCCACCGCGATGCGATGCATGACCGGGCTGACCCACCCCACCTCCGGCAGCGTGCGCATCCTGGGCCGCAACTATCCGAGTCTGCCGAATCCTGGACGGTATGTCGGGGCTCTCCTGGACGCCTCCGCCCAACACCCCGGACGGACTGGACGTGAGGTCCTGAGCCTGGGCGCCCAGATGATCGGGGCCCCCAAGGGCAGGGTCGCCGAGATCCTCGCCACGGTCGGCCTCACCGACAAGGAAGCCAACCGAAGGGTGGGCGGATACTCCCTCGGTATGCGCCAGCGACTGGGCATCGCCCATGCTCTGCTCGGTGAACCTCGCGTGCTGATCCTCGACGAGCCCGCCAACGGGCTCGACCCCGGCGGTATTCGATGGATGCGTGACCTGCTGCGCAACTTCGCCGATCAGGGAGGCGCCGTCCTCCTGTCCAGCCACCTGCTCAAAGAGGTCGAGCATGTCGCTGATGACATCGTCATGATCGGGAAGGGCAAGATCGTCGCCCAAGGCTCGAAGGCTGAGCTGCTCGCTGCGAAAGACGGTAAACACCGTGTCCAGGTGCAGGCGGCCGACGCCGATGGAACCGCTGTTCTCGGTGCGGCTCTGCGCGACCGTGGCATTGAAATCATCGCATTCGAAAACGACCTGTTCACCGTCAATGCTGAGGCTGCGGCTCTCGGGCGGATCGCACTGGACGCACGTGTAGCGTTGAGCCAGCTGAGCGATTCCCAGCCGGAAGACCTGGAAGACATGTTCCTCGCGCTGACCGCCGAAACCGCCCGAGAAGGAAAAGCAGCATGA